From a region of the Tenggerimyces flavus genome:
- a CDS encoding isochorismate synthase — MTSTPALRQGEYPSAAPRLVVRTVELQHDVQLMDLLPRDGATVWTRRGEGFIGIGEAVRFDASGPTRFEDAVAWWEDLVAAAAVRDEVSAPGTGLVGFGSFAFASTPGDSSLVVPNVVVGRRSGKSWLTTVAVEPALPLVPRLDTLAEAAAPVERPNDVSFADGALTGTEWVGVVADAVKRINAGELDKVVLARDLLAELDAPLDLRWPLNRLAEQYPACWTYSVRGLFGATPEMLVRLEDGLVTSRVLAGTIRRSDDDAHDLALAASLARSSKDLEEHEYAVRSVAEALDAHCTSINVPESPFVLHLPNVMHLATDIAGVVSDDSSSLQLAAALHPSAAVCGTPTPVALSLIAELEQMDRGRYAGPVGWLDAAGNGEWGIALRCAEVSPSDPSRLRLFAGCGIVADSVPDSELAETQAKLVPIRDALET, encoded by the coding sequence GTGACGAGTACGCCAGCGCTGCGACAGGGCGAGTATCCGAGTGCGGCTCCCCGGCTCGTGGTCCGGACGGTCGAGCTCCAGCACGACGTGCAGCTGATGGACCTGCTGCCTCGCGACGGGGCGACGGTCTGGACGCGCCGCGGTGAGGGGTTCATCGGGATCGGCGAGGCCGTGCGGTTCGACGCCTCCGGGCCGACGCGCTTCGAGGATGCCGTTGCCTGGTGGGAGGATCTGGTCGCCGCCGCGGCGGTACGAGATGAGGTGTCCGCACCGGGCACCGGGCTCGTCGGCTTCGGCTCGTTCGCTTTCGCTTCCACACCAGGGGATTCGTCGCTTGTCGTACCGAACGTCGTCGTCGGCCGGCGCAGTGGCAAGTCCTGGTTGACAACGGTCGCCGTCGAGCCCGCGCTGCCGCTCGTCCCCCGCCTCGACACCCTGGCCGAGGCCGCCGCCCCCGTCGAGCGCCCGAACGACGTGTCGTTCGCCGACGGCGCCCTGACCGGGACCGAGTGGGTCGGCGTCGTGGCCGACGCCGTCAAGCGGATCAACGCGGGCGAGCTCGACAAGGTCGTGCTGGCCCGCGACCTGCTCGCCGAGCTGGATGCCCCGCTCGACCTCAGGTGGCCGCTCAACCGCCTGGCCGAGCAGTACCCCGCCTGCTGGACGTACTCCGTCCGCGGCCTGTTCGGCGCGACCCCCGAGATGCTCGTCCGGCTCGAGGACGGCCTCGTCACCTCCCGCGTGCTGGCGGGGACGATCCGGCGGTCCGACGACGACGCGCACGACCTGGCGTTGGCGGCCTCGTTGGCGCGGTCGTCGAAGGACCTGGAGGAGCACGAGTACGCGGTCCGTTCCGTCGCCGAGGCGCTCGACGCACACTGCACGAGCATCAACGTGCCGGAGTCTCCGTTCGTCCTGCACCTGCCGAACGTCATGCACCTCGCCACTGACATCGCCGGCGTCGTGTCCGACGACTCGTCGTCGCTGCAGCTCGCCGCTGCGCTGCACCCGTCGGCCGCGGTGTGCGGAACGCCAACCCCCGTTGCGCTTTCGCTGATCGCCGAGCTGGAGCAGATGGACCGGGGCCGGTACGCCGGGCCGGTCGGCTGGCTCGACGCGGCCGGGAACGGCGAGTGGGGCATCGCGTTGCGCTGCGCCGAGGTGTCGCCCTCGGATCCGTCGCGGCTACGGCTGTTCGCCGGGTGCGGGATCGTCGCGGACTCAGTACCGGACTCCGAGCTCGCGGAGACCCAGGCGAAGCTGGTGCCGATCCGCGACGCGCTGGAGACCTGA
- a CDS encoding peptidase inhibitor family I36 protein yields MGNSPGRLRTLALAGAAGLVLTITGLTGSTALASDSSCPAGSLCVWEGANYTGTKHVDPERSECTYLGYGAQSAKNYSDTLANFWVGEDCIFSGTWNDVLRPGEESPRLDVPTAWSISSYIY; encoded by the coding sequence ATGGGCAACTCACCTGGCCGGCTGCGGACGCTCGCCCTCGCGGGCGCGGCCGGGCTGGTCCTCACGATCACCGGTCTGACCGGATCCACGGCACTCGCGTCGGACAGCAGCTGTCCGGCCGGCTCGCTGTGCGTCTGGGAGGGCGCCAACTACACGGGTACGAAGCACGTCGACCCGGAGCGCTCGGAGTGCACGTACCTCGGGTACGGCGCGCAGTCGGCGAAGAACTACTCCGACACCCTCGCGAACTTCTGGGTCGGCGAGGACTGCATCTTCAGCGGCACGTGGAACGACGTACTCCGACCCGGCGAGGAGAGCCCGCGGCTCGACGTACCGACCGCCTGGTCCATCAGCAGCTACATCTACTAG
- a CDS encoding demethylmenaquinone methyltransferase, which yields MSRPSLEKSPQDVAAMFDDVAPRYDLVNDVLSLGQDRLWRRATVRAVDARPGERVLDLAAGTGTSTQPIEDDGAFVVPCDFSLGMLETGKQVRPWLPFVAGDALALPFADGCFDAVTISFGIRNFADVPAALEELRRVTQPGGRLVICEFSQPTFAPFRTVYTEYLMRALPTVARAISSSPDSYVYLAESIRAWPDQQGLGALIGEAGWTAVQWRNLSGGIVALHRGTAA from the coding sequence GTGAGCCGTCCCAGCCTGGAGAAGAGCCCGCAGGACGTGGCCGCGATGTTCGACGACGTCGCGCCGCGCTACGACCTGGTCAACGACGTGTTGTCGCTCGGCCAGGACCGGCTGTGGCGCCGCGCCACGGTGCGGGCCGTCGACGCCCGGCCGGGCGAACGGGTGCTCGACCTCGCCGCCGGAACGGGTACGTCGACGCAGCCGATCGAGGACGACGGCGCGTTCGTCGTGCCGTGCGACTTCTCGCTCGGGATGCTCGAGACCGGCAAGCAGGTAAGGCCGTGGCTCCCGTTCGTCGCCGGCGACGCCCTCGCGCTGCCGTTCGCCGACGGGTGCTTCGACGCGGTGACGATCTCGTTCGGCATCCGGAACTTCGCCGACGTCCCGGCCGCGCTGGAGGAGCTGCGCCGCGTCACCCAGCCTGGCGGGCGGCTGGTGATCTGCGAGTTCAGCCAGCCCACGTTCGCGCCGTTCCGGACGGTGTACACGGAGTACCTCATGCGCGCGCTGCCCACGGTGGCGAGGGCGATCTCGTCGAGCCCGGACTCCTACGTCTACCTGGCCGAATCCATCCGCGCCTGGCCCGACCAGCAGGGCCTCGGCGCCCTCATCGGCGAAGCCGGCTGGACCGCAGTCCAGTGGCGCAATCTCTCCGGCGGCATCGTCGCCCTGCATCGGGGGACGGCCGCCTGA
- a CDS encoding PIG-L family deacetylase, which yields MGLFAHPDDESFFAGSTLATYASHGCDVRLVTFSAGEALGPRRMDAYASACAALGVEVGSRVGPWQDLVPRGVPGSLAHAPLVDVVRAVKDVLTAATADVVITVGPDGVTNHPDHVRMHEAVAAALPPTVLGLGACVRQWAFEAGTSRLASLAPGKAIGDGGVRGVTGDVLAIESPDASAAAKRAALDCYHDGLGSAPLEQLVSTDRIGDGVVLRAIYEAEGLHVETFRKL from the coding sequence TTGGGCCTTTTCGCCCACCCAGATGACGAATCCTTCTTCGCCGGCTCGACGTTGGCGACGTACGCCTCGCACGGCTGCGACGTCCGGCTGGTGACGTTCTCGGCCGGCGAGGCTCTCGGTCCGCGTCGGATGGACGCGTACGCGTCGGCCTGCGCCGCGTTGGGCGTCGAGGTTGGCTCGCGGGTCGGTCCGTGGCAGGACCTGGTGCCGCGCGGGGTGCCGGGATCGCTCGCGCACGCGCCTTTGGTGGACGTCGTTCGGGCTGTCAAGGACGTGTTGACAGCGGCCACTGCGGACGTGGTGATCACCGTCGGACCGGACGGCGTGACGAACCATCCCGACCACGTTCGCATGCACGAGGCGGTGGCTGCGGCCTTGCCGCCCACGGTCCTCGGCCTGGGCGCTTGCGTACGTCAATGGGCCTTCGAGGCGGGCACCTCGCGTCTCGCCTCGTTGGCGCCGGGCAAGGCGATCGGCGACGGCGGCGTCCGCGGCGTGACCGGCGACGTGCTGGCGATCGAGTCGCCGGACGCGTCCGCCGCGGCGAAGCGTGCGGCCCTCGACTGCTACCACGACGGGCTGGGCTCGGCGCCCCTCGAGCAGCTGGTGTCGACCGACCGCATCGGCGACGGCGTCGTCCTGCGGGCGATCTACGAGGCCGAGGGACTGCACGTGGAGACGTTCCGCAAGCTCTAG
- a CDS encoding NADH-quinone oxidoreductase subunit A yields the protein MNLYLPILVLAILGGGFVVVSVVAGLLMGPVRYNRAKVDSYECGIEPTPQPMGGGRFPVKYYITAMLFIIFDIEIIFLYPWAVSFDQMALFGLVEMVLFILTVFVAYAYVWRRGGLEWD from the coding sequence ATGAACCTCTACCTGCCGATTCTCGTGCTCGCCATCCTGGGCGGCGGCTTTGTCGTCGTCTCCGTGGTGGCCGGCCTTCTGATGGGTCCGGTGCGCTACAACCGGGCCAAGGTCGACTCGTACGAGTGCGGTATCGAGCCCACCCCGCAGCCGATGGGCGGCGGCCGGTTCCCGGTGAAGTACTACATCACCGCGATGCTCTTCATCATCTTCGACATCGAGATCATCTTCCTCTACCCGTGGGCCGTCTCGTTCGACCAGATGGCGCTGTTCGGGCTGGTGGAGATGGTCCTGTTCATCCTCACAGTCTTCGTGGCGTACGCGTACGTCTGGCGCCGCGGCGGCCTCGAGTGGGACTAG
- a CDS encoding GNAT family N-acetyltransferase: MGARTHRWSEAAAVTWQLPGAIAEPALLHRGWTAVQRFSHLVAELTEPPVRPSSPPGTSVEAASDDAGQRQVHATLEAAFAGTWDHHLKEASQFLRDEQAATGHDPDLWYLAKCEGVPAAAVIARQLPDQDGWIGWVGTRTAHRGRGLAKLLLQTAFSDLYRRGTTRISLDVDNATGALRLYEAVGMQATYQADQWRYTTVPRLS; the protein is encoded by the coding sequence ATGGGCGCTCGGACGCATCGGTGGTCGGAGGCAGCAGCTGTGACCTGGCAGCTTCCCGGTGCGATCGCGGAGCCTGCACTCCTCCATCGTGGGTGGACGGCCGTTCAGCGCTTCAGCCACCTGGTTGCGGAGCTCACCGAGCCACCGGTTCGGCCTTCATCTCCGCCCGGCACCTCCGTCGAAGCGGCCAGCGACGACGCGGGGCAACGGCAGGTTCACGCCACGCTAGAAGCCGCCTTTGCCGGCACCTGGGACCACCACCTAAAGGAGGCCAGCCAGTTCCTCAGAGACGAGCAAGCCGCCACCGGGCATGACCCAGACCTCTGGTACCTGGCCAAGTGCGAGGGCGTGCCCGCGGCGGCCGTCATCGCGCGCCAACTCCCGGACCAGGACGGTTGGATCGGCTGGGTCGGCACTCGAACCGCGCACCGCGGTCGTGGGTTGGCCAAGTTGCTTCTCCAGACCGCCTTCTCTGACCTCTATCGTCGCGGAACGACCCGAATCTCCCTCGACGTCGACAACGCCACCGGCGCGCTCCGTCTGTACGAAGCCGTCGGCATGCAAGCGACCTACCAAGCAGACCAGTGGAGGTACACAACCGTCCCCCGACTCTCCTAG
- a CDS encoding dihydrofolate reductase family protein: MSTGAGRVTSELTISADGYAAGVNQTEQRPFGEDGGDGWADKLHGWYNDDDTATTDIDPAAAPGAFIMGRNMFGPIRGEWDRPWTGWWGDNPPYHVPVFVLTHHEREPQPMEGGTTFYFVTDGIESALKQAREAAGDRDVSVQGGAQTINQYLAAGHLDELRLHIAPMLLGGGSRLFDGVPLQHLEQVESRTAKNVIHVTYRVLKG; encoded by the coding sequence ATGAGCACAGGTGCGGGCAGGGTGACCAGCGAGTTGACGATCTCGGCCGACGGCTACGCGGCCGGGGTCAACCAGACCGAGCAGCGTCCGTTCGGTGAGGACGGCGGCGACGGCTGGGCCGACAAGCTGCACGGCTGGTACAACGACGACGACACGGCGACCACGGACATCGACCCGGCGGCGGCGCCCGGGGCGTTCATCATGGGCCGCAACATGTTCGGCCCGATCCGCGGCGAGTGGGACCGGCCGTGGACGGGGTGGTGGGGCGACAACCCGCCGTACCACGTCCCGGTGTTCGTGCTCACCCACCACGAGCGCGAGCCGCAGCCGATGGAGGGCGGGACCACGTTCTACTTCGTCACCGACGGCATCGAGTCGGCGCTGAAGCAGGCGCGTGAGGCGGCGGGCGACCGCGACGTCAGCGTCCAGGGTGGCGCACAGACCATCAACCAGTACCTTGCCGCCGGTCACCTCGACGAGCTGCGGCTGCACATCGCGCCGATGCTGCTCGGCGGTGGCTCCCGGCTGTTCGACGGCGTCCCGCTGCAGCACCTCGAGCAGGTGGAGTCGCGTACGGCGAAGAACGTCATCCACGTCACCTACCGCGTGCTGAAGGGGTGA
- the trhA gene encoding PAQR family membrane homeostasis protein TrhA, which yields MQMPDLPDLGAAVSDVAKSVKPKLRGWLHAGTFPLAVAVGVVLVILAPSVEAKVATAIFAVTAALLFGVSALYHRGKWSPKVAAVLRRLDHANIFLIIAGTYTPFTLLLLHGNQAKILLSIVWIGALIGVAFRVLWLGAPRWLYVPVYVALGWAAAFWLPDFWANGKAAIFFSIIVGGLLYSAGAIVYATKKPNPSPRWFGFHEVFHAFTVAAFVTHVVGVSLTLYGTA from the coding sequence ATGCAGATGCCCGACCTTCCCGACCTGGGAGCGGCGGTCAGTGACGTCGCCAAATCCGTCAAGCCCAAGCTCCGCGGGTGGTTGCACGCCGGTACGTTCCCGCTCGCTGTCGCGGTCGGTGTCGTACTCGTCATCCTCGCCCCGAGCGTCGAGGCCAAGGTCGCGACCGCGATCTTCGCCGTCACCGCCGCCCTGCTGTTCGGCGTCAGCGCGCTCTACCACCGCGGCAAGTGGTCCCCCAAGGTCGCGGCCGTCCTGAGAAGGCTCGACCACGCCAACATCTTCCTGATCATCGCCGGCACCTACACGCCGTTCACGCTGCTACTCCTGCACGGCAACCAGGCCAAGATCCTGCTCAGCATCGTCTGGATCGGCGCGCTCATCGGCGTCGCGTTCCGCGTGCTCTGGCTCGGCGCTCCGCGGTGGCTCTACGTTCCGGTGTACGTCGCCCTCGGCTGGGCCGCCGCGTTCTGGCTGCCCGACTTCTGGGCCAACGGCAAGGCAGCGATCTTCTTCTCGATCATCGTCGGCGGCCTGCTCTACTCCGCCGGCGCGATCGTGTACGCCACGAAGAAGCCGAACCCCTCACCGAGGTGGTTCGGCTTCCACGAGGTCTTCCACGCCTTCACCGTCGCCGCGTTCGTCACCCACGTCGTCGGCGTCTCGCTGACCCTCTACGGCACGGCTTAG
- a CDS encoding peptidase inhibitor family I36 protein: MRIRKAAVAVGASLVLAATTTFVAVAIPAQAADSSCAQGQLCVWEGPNYTGTKHVNPPVTCEELPYVVRSAKNFTDKLVSYWWGEGCIDSGSTNEATWPGESQPSFFFEPRALGWYIA; this comes from the coding sequence ATGCGTATTCGCAAGGCGGCTGTCGCCGTCGGAGCAAGCCTGGTCCTCGCCGCGACGACGACGTTCGTCGCGGTCGCGATCCCCGCGCAGGCGGCGGATTCGAGCTGCGCGCAAGGGCAGTTGTGCGTGTGGGAAGGCCCGAACTACACCGGCACGAAGCACGTCAACCCGCCGGTGACGTGCGAGGAACTGCCGTACGTCGTCCGTTCGGCGAAGAACTTCACCGACAAGCTGGTGAGCTACTGGTGGGGCGAGGGCTGCATCGACAGCGGCTCGACGAACGAGGCGACCTGGCCCGGCGAGTCGCAGCCCTCGTTCTTCTTCGAGCCGCGCGCTTTGGGCTGGTACATCGCCTAG
- a CDS encoding geranylgeranyl reductase family protein, protein MSRTSPPQQTALDADVIVVGAGPAGSTAAFHLASTGLDVLVLEKTSFPREKVCGDGLTPRAVKSLVRMGVDTSEEAGWLHNHGLRIYGGGMRLEIPWPDLAEYGNKGLVRRRLDFDETLARQAEKAGARLQQETNVTGPVRDERTGRIVGVTAKPKGGEERTYTANLVVAADGNSSRLSVKAGRQRLENRPMGVAVRTYFDSPRHDDDWLESWLELWDGTPGQSNLLPGYGWIFGMGDGTSNVGLGLLNTTKGFANADYKGLLHSWLQGLPEEWQFTEEHQQGKVLGAALPMGFNRKPHYDDGLLLVGDAGGMVNPFNGEGIAYAMESAELAADVIAQALSRPEGALRERALHNYPRVLKDWYGGYYTLGRIFVHLIGNPNVMKIATRHGLPHPLLMKFTIKLLANLTDPRGGDAMDRLINAMCKLAPAA, encoded by the coding sequence ATGAGCCGCACCAGCCCGCCGCAGCAGACCGCGCTCGATGCCGATGTCATCGTCGTAGGCGCAGGTCCGGCCGGGTCTACCGCCGCGTTTCACCTCGCCAGCACCGGCCTCGACGTCCTCGTGCTGGAGAAGACCAGCTTCCCCCGCGAGAAGGTCTGCGGCGACGGCCTGACCCCCCGCGCGGTCAAGAGCCTCGTCAGAATGGGCGTCGACACCAGCGAGGAAGCCGGCTGGCTGCACAACCACGGCCTGCGGATCTACGGCGGCGGCATGCGGCTGGAGATCCCCTGGCCGGATCTGGCCGAGTACGGCAACAAGGGCCTCGTCCGCCGCCGCCTCGACTTCGACGAGACGCTCGCCCGGCAGGCCGAGAAGGCAGGAGCCCGCCTCCAACAGGAGACGAACGTCACCGGCCCGGTCCGCGACGAACGCACCGGCCGCATCGTCGGCGTCACCGCCAAGCCCAAGGGCGGCGAGGAACGGACGTACACCGCCAATCTCGTCGTCGCCGCCGACGGCAACTCCAGCCGGCTGTCCGTCAAGGCCGGCAGGCAGCGCCTGGAGAACCGCCCGATGGGCGTCGCCGTACGCACGTACTTCGACAGCCCGCGGCACGACGACGACTGGCTGGAGTCCTGGCTCGAGCTCTGGGACGGCACGCCCGGCCAGAGCAACCTGCTCCCCGGGTACGGCTGGATCTTCGGCATGGGCGACGGCACCAGCAACGTCGGCCTCGGCCTGCTCAACACCACCAAGGGTTTCGCGAACGCCGACTACAAGGGCCTGCTGCACAGTTGGCTCCAAGGCCTTCCGGAAGAGTGGCAGTTCACCGAGGAGCACCAACAGGGCAAGGTCCTCGGCGCCGCTCTCCCGATGGGCTTCAACCGCAAGCCGCACTACGACGACGGCCTGCTGCTCGTCGGCGACGCCGGTGGCATGGTCAACCCGTTCAACGGCGAGGGCATCGCCTACGCGATGGAGTCCGCGGAGCTCGCGGCCGACGTCATCGCGCAAGCCCTCAGCCGCCCCGAGGGCGCTCTCAGGGAACGCGCGCTGCACAACTACCCGCGCGTTCTCAAGGACTGGTACGGCGGCTACTACACGCTCGGCCGCATCTTCGTGCACCTGATCGGAAACCCGAACGTCATGAAGATCGCGACCAGGCACGGGCTGCCGCACCCGCTGCTGATGAAGTTCACGATCAAGCTCCTCGCCAACCTCACCGACCCTCGGGGTGGCGACGCGATGGACCGACTGATCAACGCCATGTGCAAGCTCGCGCCGGCAGCCTAG
- a CDS encoding glycoside hydrolase family 3 protein yields the protein MRLRIAICVFALLSAVVPATAHAEPNWVESTLARMTLEQKVGQLFNVYVFGSDATNPSASDRAQNLRYYGLETPAEIVDRYSLGGATYFVWANNLPDPRQTAVLSNGLQRAALGSSGAPMMIATDEEQGYVHRLPAAATLFPGSMALGASGSASDAYRAAQVTGAELRAMGIHDAYAPVADVHLNPMNPVTGVRAYSDDPLLAARLTAAQVLGFQQGANVVATPKTFPGHGDTDKDSHVVLPVIDHTRAEWERLDAPPFRAAIAAGVDTLMTAHVVYPGLDSSGEPATLSRTILTELLRGELGFDGVVVTDALNMQGVRNKYPDDRVPVLALQAGADVLLMPPDLDVAYSAVLAAVRSGELTEARIDASVRRILQLKVKRGLVASPYVSENAAVRDVGSAAHLAVAQQVADRTVTAVRNADGVLPWSPAGRRAFVVGFDNVANKPIATLVSSLTTLGASASGLATGIRPSDAQIASAVAGAEQADLVVVLTNRAWEQVLNDPDKRQALLVSSLQATGKPVVVAAVRDPYDLAAFPTVPTYLATYSAAQPSMSALARVLTGSVRPQGKLPVPITALDDPSKVLYKRGFGMTW from the coding sequence ATGAGGCTGCGGATCGCGATCTGCGTGTTCGCGCTGCTTTCGGCGGTGGTGCCGGCGACGGCCCACGCCGAGCCGAACTGGGTCGAGTCGACGCTCGCGCGGATGACGTTGGAACAGAAGGTCGGGCAGCTGTTCAACGTGTACGTGTTCGGCTCTGACGCCACGAACCCGAGCGCGTCCGACCGCGCGCAGAACCTCCGCTACTACGGCCTCGAGACGCCCGCGGAGATCGTCGACCGCTACTCGCTCGGCGGCGCCACGTACTTCGTCTGGGCCAACAACCTGCCCGATCCTCGGCAGACCGCGGTGCTTTCGAACGGGCTGCAACGGGCCGCGCTCGGCAGCAGTGGCGCGCCGATGATGATCGCGACCGACGAGGAGCAGGGGTACGTCCATCGCCTGCCCGCTGCGGCGACGCTGTTTCCGGGCAGTATGGCGCTCGGCGCTTCAGGGAGCGCTTCCGACGCCTATCGGGCCGCCCAGGTGACCGGTGCGGAGCTGCGCGCGATGGGCATCCACGACGCGTACGCGCCCGTCGCCGACGTCCACCTGAACCCGATGAACCCGGTCACCGGCGTGCGCGCGTACTCCGACGACCCGCTGCTGGCGGCACGGCTGACGGCGGCTCAGGTGCTCGGCTTCCAGCAGGGAGCGAACGTGGTGGCGACGCCGAAGACGTTCCCCGGGCACGGCGACACCGACAAGGACAGCCACGTCGTGCTGCCCGTGATCGACCACACGCGGGCGGAGTGGGAGCGCCTCGACGCGCCGCCGTTCCGCGCCGCGATCGCCGCGGGTGTGGACACGCTGATGACCGCGCACGTGGTGTATCCGGGGCTCGATTCGTCGGGCGAGCCGGCGACGTTGTCGCGGACGATCCTCACCGAGCTGCTGCGGGGCGAGCTGGGCTTCGACGGCGTGGTGGTGACGGATGCGCTGAACATGCAGGGCGTACGGAACAAGTACCCGGACGACCGCGTCCCCGTGTTGGCTCTTCAGGCGGGCGCGGATGTGCTGCTGATGCCGCCGGACCTCGATGTGGCGTACTCCGCGGTGCTGGCGGCGGTGCGGTCGGGTGAGCTGACGGAGGCGCGGATCGACGCTTCGGTGCGGCGGATCCTTCAGCTGAAGGTGAAGCGGGGGTTGGTTGCTTCGCCTTACGTGTCTGAGAATGCGGCCGTCCGGGACGTGGGCTCGGCGGCTCACCTCGCGGTGGCGCAGCAGGTGGCAGACCGTACGGTGACGGCGGTGCGCAACGCCGACGGGGTGCTGCCCTGGTCGCCCGCCGGGCGGCGTGCGTTCGTGGTGGGCTTCGACAACGTGGCGAACAAGCCGATCGCGACGCTGGTGTCGTCGTTGACCACTTTGGGCGCCTCGGCCAGCGGGTTGGCGACGGGCATCCGGCCCTCGGACGCCCAGATCGCCTCGGCGGTGGCGGGAGCGGAGCAGGCGGATCTCGTTGTGGTGTTGACGAACCGGGCGTGGGAGCAGGTACTCAACGACCCCGACAAGCGCCAGGCACTGCTCGTCTCGTCGCTCCAGGCGACCGGCAAACCGGTGGTGGTCGCCGCGGTCCGCGACCCGTACGACCTGGCCGCCTTCCCCACGGTGCCGACCTACCTGGCGACGTACTCCGCGGCCCAGCCGTCGATGTCCGCCCTGGCCCGGGTCCTCACCGGCAGCGTGCGCCCACAGGGCAAGCTGCCGGTCCCCATCACCGCCCTCGACGACCCGTCCAAGGTGCTCTACAAGCGCGGCTTCGGCATGACCTGGTAA
- a CDS encoding DUF433 domain-containing protein, with protein MPNVVRLVAADWTSDQILAEFPDLEREDIRQALLYAADSAEVALLPRHDSA; from the coding sequence TTGCCCAACGTCGTACGGCTGGTCGCTGCCGACTGGACATCCGATCAGATCCTGGCTGAGTTTCCCGACCTCGAGCGCGAGGACATCCGTCAGGCTCTGTTGTACGCGGCCGACTCGGCGGAGGTTGCGCTCCTCCCGCGTCATGACTCCGCGTGA
- a CDS encoding NuoB/complex I 20 kDa subunit family protein, which yields MGIEEKLPAGMLLTTVEGLIGYMRKASVWPATFGLACCAFEMMTMGAPRYDAARFGMEVFRASPRQADLMIVAGRVSQKMAPVLRQIYDQMANPKYVLAMGVCASSGGMFNNYAIVQGVDHIVPVDMYLPGCPPRPEMLLDAILKIHEKIQHAKLGVNHRKELVEREQTALEAASTIEMKGLLR from the coding sequence ATGGGCATAGAGGAAAAGCTGCCGGCAGGCATGCTGCTGACCACGGTCGAAGGCCTGATCGGCTACATGCGCAAGGCCTCGGTGTGGCCCGCGACGTTCGGCCTCGCGTGCTGCGCGTTCGAGATGATGACGATGGGCGCGCCCCGCTACGACGCCGCCCGCTTCGGCATGGAGGTCTTCCGCGCCTCGCCGCGCCAGGCCGACCTGATGATCGTCGCCGGCCGGGTGAGCCAGAAGATGGCGCCGGTCCTGCGGCAGATCTACGACCAGATGGCCAACCCGAAGTACGTGCTGGCGATGGGCGTCTGCGCCAGTTCCGGCGGCATGTTCAACAACTACGCGATCGTGCAGGGCGTCGACCACATCGTCCCGGTCGACATGTACCTCCCGGGCTGCCCGCCGCGGCCGGAGATGCTGCTCGACGCGATCCTCAAGATCCACGAGAAGATCCAGCACGCGAAGCTCGGCGTCAACCACCGCAAGGAGCTCGTCGAACGCGAGCAGACCGCGCTCGAGGCGGCGTCGACGATCGAGATGAAGGGCTTGCTGCGATGA